The proteins below come from a single Crossiella sp. CA-258035 genomic window:
- a CDS encoding endo-1,4-beta-xylanase, which translates to MTLTATATMAVLPGMAHAASTLGASAAQTGRYFGAAVAAGRLGDGQYTNILNREFNSVTAENEMKWDATEPSRGNFTFGAADRIAGHARSRGQRLRGHTLVWHSQLPGWVNGIRDANTLRGVMNNHINAVAGRYRGQIHSWDVVNEAFADGGSGQLRPSVFRDVLGNGFIEQAFRTARAADPGAKLCYNDYNIEDWNAAKTQGVYRLVRDFKARGVPIDCVGLQAHFGSGGAPGSFRTTLANFAALGVDVQLTELDIAQAPPNAYGNTVRACLSVPRCTGITVWGIRDSDSWRANENPLLFDRGGNKKPAYEATLAALNNRR; encoded by the coding sequence GTGACGCTCACCGCCACCGCCACCATGGCCGTGCTACCCGGGATGGCCCACGCGGCAAGCACTCTGGGCGCCTCGGCGGCCCAGACCGGCCGGTACTTCGGCGCCGCGGTGGCCGCGGGCAGGCTGGGTGACGGCCAGTACACGAACATCCTCAACCGGGAGTTCAACTCGGTCACCGCCGAGAACGAGATGAAGTGGGACGCCACCGAACCCTCCCGCGGCAACTTCACCTTCGGCGCGGCCGACCGGATCGCCGGCCACGCGCGCAGCCGCGGCCAGCGCCTGCGCGGCCACACCCTGGTCTGGCACTCCCAGCTGCCCGGCTGGGTCAACGGCATCCGGGACGCGAACACCCTGCGCGGCGTGATGAACAACCACATCAACGCCGTGGCCGGGCGGTACCGCGGCCAGATCCACTCCTGGGACGTGGTCAACGAGGCATTCGCCGACGGCGGCAGCGGCCAGCTCCGGCCCTCGGTGTTCCGCGACGTGCTCGGCAACGGGTTCATCGAGCAGGCCTTCCGCACCGCCCGCGCCGCCGATCCCGGCGCCAAGCTCTGCTACAACGACTACAACATCGAGGACTGGAACGCGGCCAAGACCCAGGGTGTCTACCGGCTGGTCCGCGACTTCAAGGCCCGTGGCGTGCCGATCGACTGCGTGGGCCTGCAGGCGCACTTCGGCAGCGGCGGCGCGCCCGGCAGCTTCCGCACCACGCTGGCCAACTTCGCCGCCCTCGGTGTCGACGTGCAGCTCACCGAGCTGGACATCGCGCAGGCCCCGCCCAACGCCTACGGCAACACGGTCCGGGCCTGCCTGAGCGTGCCGAGGTGCACCGGCATCACCGTCTGGGGCATCAGGGACAGCGACTCCTGGCGCGCGAACGAGAACCCGCTGCTGTTCGACCGGGGCGGCAACAAGAAGCCGGCCTACGAGGCGACGCTCGCGGCCCTGAACAACCGACGGTGA
- a CDS encoding non-reducing end alpha-L-arabinofuranosidase family hydrolase, which translates to MLGMARTRRRNGLPTAVAAVAALLAGLLAGASPTEARAASPEPQGGQQVTNPDGDKSAANLPSNFRWSSSGVLAGPKPDAQHSGALAVKDFSVVRHNNHWLVYATTASPSGWGLVQYAFNDWSQAASARHTYLDTSSAIGRGYRAAPQLFHFAPKNLWYLVYQTAPPTYSTSTNPADPRSWSAPRTFIAQEPPIVQQNKGDGQWIDFWVICDSANCYLFFSDNNGHIYRAQTSLANFPNGFGNTQIVLSDAKFALFEATNVYKVAGRDQYLLIQEAIGSTGRRYLRSFTSPSLTGRWTPLAATENQPFAGRNNVSFPGGAWTQDISHGELVRANNDQTLTINPCRLQYVYQGMDPRAGGEYIRLPWRMGLLTQTNSTC; encoded by the coding sequence ATGCTCGGCATGGCGAGAACCCGGAGACGGAACGGGCTGCCCACGGCGGTGGCCGCGGTGGCCGCCCTGCTGGCCGGTCTGCTGGCCGGAGCGAGTCCCACCGAGGCGCGGGCGGCGAGCCCGGAACCCCAGGGAGGGCAGCAGGTGACCAACCCCGACGGCGACAAGTCCGCGGCGAACCTGCCGTCGAACTTCCGGTGGTCCTCCAGCGGTGTGCTGGCCGGTCCGAAGCCGGACGCCCAGCACTCCGGCGCGCTGGCGGTCAAGGACTTCTCCGTGGTGCGGCACAACAACCATTGGCTGGTCTACGCGACCACGGCCAGCCCGTCCGGCTGGGGACTGGTGCAGTACGCGTTCAACGACTGGTCCCAGGCCGCCTCGGCGCGGCACACCTATCTGGACACCTCCTCGGCGATCGGCCGCGGGTACCGGGCCGCGCCGCAGCTGTTCCACTTCGCGCCGAAGAACCTGTGGTACCTGGTCTACCAGACCGCCCCGCCCACCTACTCGACCAGCACCAACCCGGCCGACCCGCGGTCCTGGTCGGCGCCGCGCACCTTCATCGCCCAGGAACCGCCGATCGTCCAGCAGAACAAGGGCGACGGCCAGTGGATCGACTTCTGGGTCATCTGCGACTCGGCGAACTGCTACCTGTTCTTCAGCGACAACAACGGCCACATCTACCGGGCCCAAACCTCGCTGGCGAACTTCCCCAACGGCTTCGGCAACACCCAGATCGTGCTGTCGGACGCCAAGTTCGCGCTGTTCGAGGCGACCAACGTGTACAAGGTCGCCGGCCGGGACCAGTACCTGCTGATCCAGGAGGCGATCGGCTCCACCGGGCGGCGCTACCTCCGCTCCTTCACCTCGCCCAGCCTCACCGGCAGGTGGACACCGCTGGCCGCGACGGAGAACCAGCCCTTCGCCGGGCGGAACAACGTCAGCTTCCCCGGCGGGGCCTGGACCCAGGACATCAGCCACGGCGAACTGGTGCGGGCGAACAACGACCAGACGCTGACCATCAACCCCTGCCGCCTGCAGTACGTGTACCAGGGCATGGATCCCAGGGCGGGTGGTGAGTACATCCGGCTGCCCTGGCGGATGGGTCTGCTCACCCAGACCAACTCAACCTGCTGA
- a CDS encoding glycoside hydrolase family 95 protein, with the protein MSDVTRRQALKLGAAGVGATLASAAWTAQARAGSVAPVEVRAAGDLALWYDKPAGADWLRALPVGNGRLGAMVFGNTDHERLQLNEDTVWAGGPHDYSNPQGAAALPEIRRLVFQDQWARAQDLINRTMLGNPAGQLAYQPVGDLRLSFPSGSGVSGYQRWLDLTTATTVVTHLANNVRHRREVLASAPDQVIAVRLTADKPGSISFSASFTTPQRASSSSPDSTTIALDGRSGDHRGIAGAVRFHALAKAVVEGGSTGSSGGTLRVSGATSVTLLISIGTSYVNYHTVNGDHQGIARRHLLAAQGIAYDNLRERHVAGYRKLFGRTTIDLGRTVAADQSTDVRIVRHNAVADPQFAALLFQYGRYLLISSSLPGTQPANLQGIWNEQLNPPWESKYTINANLPMNYWPAHPTNLAECHQPVFDLIKDLTVTGARTAQVQYGARGWVTHHNTDGWRGASVVDFALAGMWQTGGAWLATLIWEHYRFTGDLEFLRANYPALKGAAQFFLDTLVPEPGLGSLVTSPSNSPELQHHPNASVCAGPTMDTQILRDLFDGCVRAGEVLGVDAGFRGQVQAARARLAPMKVGARGNIQEWLHDWVETEPNHRHVSHLYGLHPSNQITRRGTPQLFAAARRTLELRGDAGTGWSLAWKINFWARLEEGGRAHQLIRDLVTPERLAPNMFDLHPPFQIDGNFGATAGIAEMLLHSHHGELHLLPALPPAWPTGSAQGLRGRGGHTVGAAWRGGRIEQLSVTPDRDGEVRVRSRMFTGGFELRDETSGVQVQPRRPEADLVEFTAQAGHTYRATAR; encoded by the coding sequence ATGTCGGATGTGACGCGGCGGCAAGCGCTCAAGCTCGGCGCGGCGGGCGTGGGAGCCACGCTGGCCTCCGCCGCGTGGACCGCGCAGGCCCGGGCCGGGTCGGTCGCGCCCGTGGAGGTGCGCGCGGCCGGCGATCTGGCGCTGTGGTACGACAAACCGGCCGGCGCGGACTGGCTGCGCGCGCTGCCGGTGGGCAACGGCAGGCTCGGCGCGATGGTCTTCGGCAACACCGACCACGAGCGGTTGCAGCTCAACGAGGACACGGTGTGGGCAGGCGGCCCGCACGACTACAGCAACCCGCAGGGCGCGGCCGCGCTGCCGGAGATCCGGCGGCTGGTGTTCCAGGACCAGTGGGCGCGGGCCCAGGACCTGATCAACCGCACCATGCTCGGCAACCCGGCAGGCCAGCTGGCCTACCAGCCGGTCGGCGACCTCCGGCTCAGTTTTCCCAGTGGGAGCGGGGTTTCCGGTTACCAGCGGTGGCTGGACCTGACCACCGCGACCACGGTGGTGACTCACCTGGCGAACAACGTGCGGCACCGGCGGGAGGTGCTCGCCAGCGCGCCGGACCAGGTGATCGCGGTGCGCCTGACCGCGGACAAGCCCGGCTCCATCTCGTTCTCGGCCTCGTTCACCACCCCGCAGCGGGCGAGCTCGTCCAGTCCGGACAGCACCACGATCGCCTTGGACGGCCGCTCCGGCGACCACCGGGGCATCGCGGGCGCGGTCCGCTTCCACGCGCTGGCCAAGGCCGTCGTCGAGGGTGGCAGCACCGGCAGTTCCGGTGGCACGCTGCGGGTCTCCGGCGCCACCAGTGTGACGCTGCTGATCTCGATCGGCACCAGCTACGTCAACTACCACACCGTCAACGGCGACCACCAGGGCATCGCCCGGCGGCATCTTCTTGCCGCGCAAGGCATTGCCTACGACAACCTACGGGAACGGCACGTCGCCGGCTACCGGAAGCTGTTCGGGCGCACCACGATCGACCTCGGCCGGACCGTGGCGGCCGACCAGTCGACCGACGTGCGGATCGTGCGGCACAACGCGGTCGCCGATCCGCAGTTCGCCGCCCTGCTCTTCCAGTACGGCCGGTACCTGCTGATCTCCTCCTCCCTGCCGGGCACCCAACCGGCCAACCTGCAAGGGATCTGGAACGAGCAGCTGAACCCGCCGTGGGAGTCGAAGTACACCATCAACGCCAACCTGCCGATGAACTACTGGCCCGCGCACCCGACCAACCTCGCCGAGTGCCACCAGCCGGTGTTCGACCTGATCAAGGACCTCACCGTCACCGGAGCCCGCACCGCGCAGGTGCAGTACGGCGCGCGCGGCTGGGTCACCCACCACAACACCGACGGCTGGCGGGGCGCCTCGGTGGTGGACTTCGCGCTGGCCGGCATGTGGCAGACCGGCGGGGCGTGGCTGGCCACGCTGATCTGGGAGCACTACCGGTTCACCGGCGACCTGGAGTTCCTGCGGGCCAACTACCCCGCGCTGAAGGGCGCGGCCCAGTTCTTCCTGGACACCCTGGTGCCGGAACCGGGGCTGGGGTCACTGGTGACCAGCCCGTCCAACTCGCCGGAGCTCCAGCACCACCCGAACGCGAGTGTGTGCGCGGGTCCCACCATGGACACCCAGATCCTGCGCGACCTGTTCGACGGCTGCGTGCGCGCGGGCGAGGTGCTCGGCGTGGACGCCGGTTTCCGGGGGCAGGTGCAGGCCGCCAGGGCCCGCCTGGCCCCGATGAAGGTCGGCGCGCGCGGGAACATCCAGGAGTGGCTCCACGACTGGGTGGAGACCGAGCCGAACCACCGGCACGTCTCGCACCTGTACGGCCTGCACCCCAGCAACCAGATCACCAGGCGCGGCACGCCCCAGCTGTTCGCCGCCGCCCGCCGGACCCTCGAGCTGCGCGGTGATGCGGGCACCGGCTGGTCACTCGCCTGGAAGATCAACTTTTGGGCGCGGCTGGAGGAGGGCGGCCGGGCGCACCAGCTGATCCGCGACCTGGTGACGCCGGAACGGTTGGCGCCCAACATGTTCGACCTGCACCCGCCGTTCCAGATCGACGGCAACTTCGGCGCGACCGCGGGCATCGCGGAGATGTTGCTGCACAGCCACCACGGCGAGCTGCACCTGCTGCCCGCGCTGCCACCGGCCTGGCCGACCGGCAGTGCCCAGGGACTGCGCGGGCGCGGCGGGCACACCGTCGGCGCGGCCTGGCGCGGCGGCCGGATCGAGCAGCTTTCCGTCACCCCCGACCGCGACGGCGAGGTGCGGGTCCGCAGCCGGATGTTCACCGGTGGCTTCGAGCTCCGCGACGAGACCAGTGGCGTCCAGGTCCAGCCCCGCCGACCCGAGGCGGACCTGGTCGAGTTCACCGCCCAGGCAGGCCACACCTACCGCGCAACCGCACGGTAA
- a CDS encoding beta-galactosidase — protein sequence MAVLPPRVLFGAAYYHEYQPHDRLRTDLDLMAEAGFTVIRVGESVWSTWEPENGRFDLDWLQPVLDGAHERDIAVILGTPTYAVPPWLARQYPEIAGESATGQRVGWGARQEADFTHPAFRHHAERVVRKILARYAGHPAVIGFQVDNEPGVHLLHNHGVFQRFLDHLRTTYGDVQTLNREWGLVYWSHRLTTWADLWTPDGNAQPQYDLAWRDFQARQTTEFIAWQAGIVREHARAEQFVTTCLHYPRPALEDHEVNRELDVTAGNPYYEMQDALALPDPAPEREQGWQAVGVWALFQAADRMFSSRQEPFLVTETNAGNIGPAWDNRPAYDGQWRQAAWAMVARGARMIEYWHWHTLHFGAETYWGGVLPHSGRPGRVYAEVARLGTELGIAGTTVVGIEPDADLTLVHSNQSKWHLEKYPPLSTSDGEPDAGAYDRIFDSFYRGAFDARRQARITHVRQLLETPSPEEAVGRHPVLVVPALHIAEDATLDWLAAYAEAGGHLVIGPRTGYADHEARARPEPAPGRLVEAAGVRYEEYSNLARDLPVRTAPGAPFELPAQATATRWLEGLTVLDAEVLVGYDHPHFGRWAAVTTRRHGLGRVTCVGTVPGRDLARALAEWLAPAPRGGWTDLPPSVTATTGTSAEGDRVHVVHNWSWERVQVTAPVALTDLLGGGSSPAGTPVHLGSWDVRVFTVSAG from the coding sequence ATGGCGGTCCTGCCGCCCCGCGTCCTCTTCGGCGCGGCCTACTACCACGAGTACCAGCCGCACGACCGGCTCAGGACCGACCTGGACCTGATGGCGGAGGCGGGTTTCACCGTCATCCGGGTCGGCGAGTCGGTGTGGTCGACCTGGGAGCCGGAGAACGGGAGGTTCGACCTGGACTGGCTCCAGCCGGTGCTCGACGGCGCACACGAACGCGACATCGCCGTCATCCTGGGCACCCCGACCTACGCGGTGCCGCCGTGGCTGGCCCGGCAGTACCCGGAGATCGCCGGGGAAAGCGCCACCGGGCAGCGGGTCGGCTGGGGCGCGCGGCAGGAGGCCGACTTCACCCATCCCGCCTTCCGGCACCACGCCGAGCGGGTCGTCCGCAAGATCCTCGCCCGGTACGCCGGGCATCCGGCCGTCATCGGGTTCCAGGTGGACAACGAGCCCGGGGTGCACCTGCTGCACAACCACGGTGTCTTCCAGCGTTTCCTGGACCACCTGCGCACCACCTACGGCGACGTGCAGACGCTCAACCGCGAGTGGGGCCTGGTGTACTGGTCGCACCGGCTGACCACCTGGGCCGACCTGTGGACGCCCGACGGCAACGCGCAGCCGCAGTACGACCTCGCCTGGCGGGACTTCCAGGCCCGCCAGACCACCGAGTTCATCGCCTGGCAGGCCGGGATCGTGCGCGAGCACGCCCGCGCGGAGCAGTTCGTCACCACCTGCCTGCACTACCCCCGTCCCGCGCTGGAGGACCACGAGGTGAACCGCGAGCTGGACGTCACCGCGGGCAACCCGTACTACGAGATGCAGGACGCGCTCGCCCTCCCGGACCCCGCGCCGGAGCGCGAGCAGGGCTGGCAGGCCGTCGGCGTGTGGGCGCTGTTCCAGGCCGCGGACCGGATGTTCTCCTCCCGCCAGGAACCGTTCCTGGTCACCGAGACCAACGCCGGCAACATCGGCCCGGCGTGGGACAACCGGCCCGCCTACGACGGCCAGTGGCGGCAGGCCGCCTGGGCCATGGTCGCCCGCGGCGCGCGGATGATCGAGTACTGGCACTGGCACACGCTGCACTTCGGCGCGGAGACCTACTGGGGCGGCGTGCTGCCGCACAGTGGCCGGCCGGGCCGGGTCTACGCCGAGGTGGCCAGGCTGGGCACCGAGCTGGGCATCGCCGGGACGACCGTGGTCGGCATCGAACCGGACGCCGACCTCACCCTGGTCCACTCGAACCAGAGCAAGTGGCACCTGGAGAAGTATCCTCCACTGTCCACATCGGACGGAGAGCCGGACGCGGGCGCCTACGACCGGATCTTCGACAGCTTCTACCGGGGCGCCTTCGACGCCCGCCGCCAGGCGCGCATCACGCACGTCCGCCAGCTGCTGGAGACGCCCTCGCCAGAGGAGGCGGTCGGGCGGCACCCCGTGCTGGTCGTCCCGGCGCTGCACATCGCCGAGGACGCGACTCTCGACTGGCTGGCCGCCTACGCCGAGGCCGGCGGGCACCTGGTCATCGGCCCGCGCACCGGCTACGCCGACCACGAGGCCAGGGCCCGGCCCGAGCCCGCGCCTGGCCGGCTGGTCGAGGCCGCCGGTGTCCGGTACGAGGAGTACAGCAACCTGGCGCGGGACCTCCCGGTGCGCACCGCCCCGGGCGCACCGTTCGAGCTGCCCGCGCAGGCCACCGCCACCCGCTGGCTGGAGGGGCTCACCGTGCTGGACGCCGAGGTGCTGGTCGGCTACGACCACCCGCACTTCGGGCGCTGGGCCGCGGTCACCACCCGCCGCCACGGCCTGGGCCGCGTCACCTGCGTCGGCACAGTGCCCGGACGTGACCTCGCCCGGGCACTGGCCGAGTGGCTGGCGCCCGCACCGCGCGGCGGGTGGACGGACCTGCCCCCGTCGGTCACCGCGACCACCGGCACCTCAGCCGAGGGCGACCGGGTGCACGTGGTGCACAACTGGAGCTGGGAGCGGGTCCAGGTCACCGCGCCGGTCGCGCTGACCGACCTGCTGGGTGGCGGGTCCAGCCCGGCCGGTACCCCGGTTCACCTGGGCAGCTGGGACGTGCGGGTGTTCACCGTCAGCGCTGGGTGA
- a CDS encoding acetylxylan esterase — MPLTDLALDELTRYRPESLPPPDFDAFWDRTLADARACGGAVRADRVTEEHLLRTVEVDDVRFPGWQGEPVAAWLLRPREAEGPLPVVVSYIGYTGGRGLPTDHLLWSAAGYAQLVVDSRGQGHDTPDPDPGGGTQWAKGFLTRGIDSPEHYYYRRLITDCVRAVDAVGELPGLDPARVIVAGGSQGGGLALAVAGLARVAAVLPDVPFLCHLRRAAESSGDGPYQELAEYLRWHSRHNVEPAFTTLSYFDGVHFAQRATAPALFSVGLMDPICPPSTVYAAFNHYAGADRGMTVWPFADHGGGYGSNPAVQLAWLRERGLVPPR; from the coding sequence ATGCCCTTGACCGACCTCGCGCTCGACGAGCTCACCCGCTATCGCCCGGAATCCCTGCCACCACCGGACTTCGACGCCTTCTGGGACCGGACCCTGGCCGATGCGCGGGCCTGCGGCGGGGCGGTGAGGGCCGACCGGGTCACCGAGGAGCACCTGCTGCGCACCGTCGAGGTGGACGACGTGCGCTTCCCCGGCTGGCAGGGTGAACCGGTGGCTGCCTGGCTGCTGCGGCCCCGGGAGGCCGAAGGTCCACTGCCCGTTGTGGTCAGCTACATCGGCTACACCGGTGGACGGGGCCTGCCCACCGACCACCTCCTGTGGTCCGCCGCCGGGTACGCCCAGCTCGTCGTGGACAGCCGCGGCCAGGGCCACGACACCCCGGACCCCGATCCCGGCGGCGGCACCCAGTGGGCCAAGGGTTTCCTGACCCGCGGCATCGACTCCCCCGAGCACTACTACTACCGGCGGCTGATCACCGACTGCGTCCGCGCGGTGGACGCGGTCGGCGAGCTGCCCGGCCTCGACCCGGCGCGGGTGATCGTCGCCGGTGGCAGCCAGGGCGGCGGCCTCGCCCTCGCGGTCGCGGGCCTGGCGCGGGTGGCGGCCGTGCTACCGGATGTGCCGTTCCTGTGCCATTTACGCCGCGCGGCGGAGAGCAGCGGCGACGGTCCCTACCAGGAGCTCGCGGAGTACCTGCGCTGGCACAGCAGGCACAATGTCGAGCCCGCTTTCACCACCCTGTCCTACTTCGACGGCGTGCACTTCGCCCAGCGGGCCACCGCGCCGGCGCTGTTCAGCGTCGGGCTGATGGACCCGATCTGCCCGCCATCCACCGTCTACGCCGCCTTCAACCACTACGCGGGCGCGGACCGCGGCATGACCGTGTGGCCCTTCGCCGACCACGGCGGCGGCTACGGCTCCAACCCGGCCGTGCAGCTGGCCTGGTTGCGCGAACGCGGCCTGGTCCCGCCCCGCTGA
- a CDS encoding glycoside hydrolase family 3 protein — protein sequence MSSESAYAIERLPFRDPARPTRERVEDLLGRLTLDERIAMLHQYAPAVPRLGLGAFRTGSEALHGVAWIGQATVFPQAVGLGASWDEELVRRVAEATSVELRAFHHHREPAIGTGPHSLQAWAPVLNLLRDPRWGRNEEGYSEDPAHTARVGLAFCQGLAGDHPRFLRAAPVLKHFLAYNNEDDRCVTSSALRPRVLHEYDLAAFRPVVAAGAATGAMAGYNLVNGRPCHVSPLINEELRRWAEPTGHELFVVSDAEAPSNLVDPEHYFDDHAESHAAALKAGIDSFTDHGEDSATPVGRLRAALERGLLEEADVDRAVRRQLEIRFRLGEFDPELDPYAAIGPEVINCPAHQALALRAATESTVLLRNNGVLPLDATKARRIAVVGPLADVLCEDWYSGTLPYAVTVADGLRAALAGHGGEVVVADGADRIALRANTTGEVLGKTAFDVLDWGDGVLTLRSADTGRYLSLKDGDTLAADQDVIKTWEVRETFRLEPAGADTVLLRNVLTGRYAVVDPVDGRVSVTAENPAEAERWQRELLRDGAAEALAAAGTADAAVVVLGNHPLIHGRETEDRKGIALPEAQESLLRKVSVVRPETALVVMSSYPYALDWADEHLPAVVWTSHGGQESGHALAAVLLGTAEPSGRLPQTWYRGGDELPHPLDYDIIKAGWTYQYHRAAPLYPFGHGLSYTEFTYQDLKLSSDTVAQDGSVEVSVTLTNTGARTGCEVVQLYVQALDARYQAPRLRLADFAKVWLVPGESEELTFWLPAEALAHWDVTTGAFAVDPGGYRVLIGRSAEHVVLVAPLTVTGTAPACRAGVDRRIAAVDFDDYAGIALIDATRTTGDAVTPADPAEPATLWFRSVDLSGACRVEAEVSRTEDDPGEARLEFRAADRLLAWITVPVTGGRYAWTNTAADLPAVLEGVHDLQVLLHGDFRLSAFRFSPQA from the coding sequence GTGAGTTCTGAGTCCGCCTACGCCATTGAGCGGCTGCCGTTCCGCGACCCCGCGCGCCCCACGCGCGAGCGCGTCGAGGACCTGCTCGGCAGGCTCACCCTCGACGAGCGGATCGCGATGCTGCACCAGTACGCGCCCGCCGTGCCCCGCCTGGGCCTTGGCGCGTTCCGGACCGGGTCCGAGGCCCTGCACGGGGTCGCCTGGATCGGGCAGGCCACCGTCTTCCCGCAGGCGGTGGGGCTGGGCGCGAGCTGGGACGAGGAGCTGGTGCGCCGGGTGGCCGAGGCGACCTCGGTCGAGCTGCGGGCCTTCCACCACCACCGCGAACCGGCCATCGGCACCGGCCCGCACAGCCTGCAGGCGTGGGCGCCGGTGCTGAACCTGCTGCGCGACCCGCGCTGGGGGCGCAACGAGGAGGGCTACTCCGAGGACCCGGCGCACACCGCGCGCGTCGGGCTGGCCTTCTGCCAGGGCCTGGCCGGGGACCACCCGCGCTTCCTGCGCGCGGCGCCGGTGCTCAAGCACTTCCTGGCCTACAACAACGAGGACGACCGCTGCGTCACCTCCTCCGCTCTGCGCCCCCGGGTGCTGCACGAGTACGACCTGGCCGCCTTCCGCCCCGTGGTCGCCGCGGGCGCGGCCACCGGCGCGATGGCCGGCTACAACCTGGTCAACGGCCGCCCCTGCCACGTCAGCCCGCTGATCAACGAGGAGCTGCGGCGCTGGGCCGAGCCGACCGGGCACGAGCTGTTCGTGGTCAGCGACGCCGAGGCGCCGTCGAACCTGGTCGACCCCGAGCACTACTTCGACGACCACGCCGAGTCGCACGCCGCCGCGCTCAAGGCCGGCATCGACAGCTTCACCGACCACGGCGAGGACAGCGCCACCCCGGTCGGACGGCTGCGCGCGGCACTGGAGCGCGGCCTGCTCGAGGAGGCCGACGTGGACCGCGCGGTCCGGCGGCAGCTGGAGATCCGCTTCCGGCTCGGCGAGTTCGACCCCGAGCTGGACCCCTACGCCGCCATCGGCCCCGAGGTCATCAACTGCCCCGCGCACCAGGCGCTCGCGCTGCGGGCCGCCACCGAGTCGACGGTGTTGTTGCGCAACAACGGTGTGCTGCCGCTGGACGCGACCAAGGCGCGGCGGATCGCGGTGGTCGGCCCGCTGGCCGACGTGCTGTGCGAGGACTGGTACAGCGGCACCCTGCCCTACGCGGTCACGGTCGCCGACGGCCTGCGGGCGGCGCTGGCCGGGCACGGCGGCGAGGTGGTCGTGGCCGACGGCGCGGACCGGATCGCGTTGCGCGCCAACACGACCGGCGAGGTGCTGGGCAAGACCGCCTTCGACGTGCTGGACTGGGGCGACGGGGTGCTGACCCTGCGCTCCGCGGACACCGGGCGCTACCTGAGCCTCAAGGACGGCGACACGCTCGCCGCCGACCAGGACGTGATCAAGACCTGGGAGGTACGCGAGACCTTCCGGCTGGAACCCGCGGGCGCGGACACCGTGCTGCTGCGCAACGTCCTCACCGGCCGCTACGCCGTGGTCGATCCGGTCGACGGCCGGGTGAGCGTCACCGCCGAGAACCCGGCGGAGGCCGAGCGCTGGCAGCGCGAGCTGCTGCGCGACGGCGCGGCCGAGGCACTGGCCGCCGCCGGGACGGCCGACGCCGCGGTGGTCGTGCTCGGCAACCACCCCCTCATCCACGGCCGGGAAACCGAGGACCGCAAGGGCATCGCGCTGCCCGAGGCCCAGGAGTCGTTGCTGCGCAAGGTTTCGGTGGTCCGGCCGGAGACCGCGCTGGTCGTGATGAGCAGCTACCCCTACGCCCTGGACTGGGCCGATGAGCACCTGCCCGCCGTGGTGTGGACCTCCCACGGCGGGCAGGAGTCAGGCCACGCGCTGGCCGCCGTGCTGCTCGGCACGGCCGAGCCCAGCGGACGGCTGCCGCAGACCTGGTACCGCGGCGGGGACGAGCTGCCGCACCCGCTGGACTACGACATCATCAAGGCTGGCTGGACCTACCAGTACCACCGGGCCGCGCCGCTGTACCCCTTCGGCCACGGCCTGTCCTACACCGAGTTCACCTACCAGGACCTGAAGCTGTCCTCGGACACCGTGGCCCAGGACGGTTCGGTCGAGGTCTCGGTGACGCTGACCAACACCGGCGCCCGGACGGGCTGCGAGGTGGTCCAGCTCTACGTGCAGGCGCTGGATGCCCGGTACCAGGCGCCCCGGCTGCGGCTGGCCGACTTCGCCAAGGTCTGGCTGGTGCCCGGCGAGAGCGAGGAGCTGACCTTCTGGCTGCCCGCCGAGGCGCTGGCGCACTGGGACGTCACCACTGGCGCCTTCGCCGTCGACCCCGGCGGGTACCGGGTGCTGATCGGCCGCTCCGCCGAGCACGTGGTGCTCGTCGCGCCGCTCACCGTGACCGGCACGGCCCCGGCCTGCCGGGCGGGCGTGGACCGGCGCATCGCGGCCGTCGACTTCGACGACTACGCGGGCATCGCCCTCATCGACGCCACCCGCACCACCGGCGACGCGGTCACCCCGGCGGACCCGGCGGAGCCCGCGACGCTGTGGTTCCGCTCCGTCGACCTCTCCGGCGCCTGCCGGGTGGAGGCCGAGGTCTCGCGGACGGAGGACGACCCGGGCGAGGCCCGGCTGGAGTTCCGGGCCGCCGACCGGCTGCTGGCCTGGATCACGGTGCCGGTCACCGGCGGCCGCTACGCCTGGACGAACACCGCGGCCGACCTCCCGGCGGTACTGGAGGGTGTGCACGACCTGCAAGTGTTGCTGCACGGCGATTTCCGGCTCTCCGCCTTCCGCTTCAGCCCGCAGGCCTGA